A segment of the Candidatus Binataceae bacterium genome:
GCGCACGACCAGATACGATCACGATAGGGTCGCGGCGAACTTAGACCGGTTCGCCTTCAAGCCGGAAGCCGATTCGCACTTCGACCTGGAATGTCGGCTCACCCTTTTTATCCACCGCGCCGCGGATATTTTTCACTTCGAACCAATCGATATTGCGCAGCGTCTTGCTCGCCTTGGTTAGCGCGTTGCGCACCGCCTCGTGGATGCTTTGCTCCGAGACGCCGACGACTTCAACGATCTTGTAGGTCTTGTCCGGCATTTTTT
Coding sequences within it:
- a CDS encoding dodecin is translated as MAKEKKMPDKTYKIVEVVGVSEQSIHEAVRNALTKASKTLRNIDWFEVKNIRGAVDKKGEPTFQVEVRIGFRLEGEPV